The Pectobacterium wasabiae CFBP 3304 DNA segment CTGCGGTGAATTACCGCGCAACGTCTGGCGGAACAAATCCATCGTATTACGCGTCGCACTGTAATAGCCCAGCCCGTAGCGCCAGGTATCGGGCGTGATTTCAAAGAAATACACCGGCGCATCCGTCCAGTCTTTGCGGGTACGCTTGAAGGTCAGCCACATATGGCTGCGGTAGCGTGATTTATCGTGGGAAAAGCGCGTATCACGATGAATGCGGGAGAGGGTCTTGCCGATTGCAGGGCGAGTTTCAAAGTGGTCGTCAATCTGCAACATAGTCAAACTGAGCTCATCCACCAGCGTGCGGAATGGTGCCACCAATTGCTCATCGTAAATTGATCGATGCTCGTCAAACCACGCTTTATCGTTGTTCTGCCGCACCTGCTGAAGAAACGTCAAACCCGCTTGAGAAAAACCCGTGAATTGCGTTGTCATGGAGAAATGCCATCCCTGTTGCTGTCAGATGACATAAAGATAACGCCGTCGACGGTGAAACACCATCGGCGGCGTTAGGGGCGCTCAGCAATTAACCCGCGAGAAAGAAGCGGAATGCCGGATTATTGGTTTCGTCATGGCATTCATATCCCAATGCCTGCAAGTGCTGCTCAAATTCACGATCGCCTGCCTCTAGCTCGAACCCGGCCAGTACGCGGCCAAAATCCGTGCCGTGGCTGCGGTAATGGAACAGCGAGATATTCCAGTGCGTCCCTAGCGTATGCAGGAACTTCAGTAACGCGCCCGGTGACTCAGGGAATTCAAAGCTGTACAGCCGTTCCTGTAGTGGTTTGGAAGGCCGTCCACCGACCATATAGCGAACGTGCAGCTTCGCCATTTCATCATCGGACAAATCCACTACTTCATAACCATCTGCGGAAAGCTCAGCGATGATCTCCTGCCGTTCTGCATAGCCGCGCGTCAGACGCACACCGACAAAAATGCAGGCGTCTTTGGCATCCGCGTAGCGATAGTTGAACTCCGTGACGGAGCGACCCCCCAGTAGTTGGCAAAACTTCAGGAAGCTTCCCTGTTTTTCGGGGATCGTCACCGCCAGCAAGGCTTCGCGTTGCTCACCCAGTTCGCAGCGTTCGGAAACGTAGCGTAATCCGTGGAAGTTGACGTTCGCACCGGACAGAATATGCGCCAGACGCTCCCCCTGAATCTGATGCTGCTGGATGTATTTCTTCATCCCTGCTAACGCCAGCGCGCCAGACGGCTCCGCAATCGCACGGACATCTTCGAACAGATCTTTCACTGCCGCACAGATGGCATCGCTATCGACGGTAATTACATCATCCAGATATTCCCGACACAGGCGGAACGTTTCATCGCCGATGCGCTTCACCGCCACGCCTTCGGCAAACAGCCCAACACGCGGCAGATCGACCGGTTGCCCAGCGTCCAGCGCCGCGCGCAGACAGGCGGAATCTTCCGCTTCCACGCCGATCACCTGAATCTGTGGCATCAGTTGCTTAATCAGCACGGCAACGCCTGCTGCCAAGCCGCCACCACCAACAGGTACAAATACGCGATCCAGATGCGCATCCTGCTGTAGCAACTCCAGCGCCAGTGTACCTTGTCCGGCAATCACCGCTGGGTGATCAAACGGCGGCAGAAAAGTCATATGCTGCTGCTCTGACAGCTCAATCGCCTTGGCCTTGGCTTCATCAAAGTTAGCGCCGTGTAACAGCACTTCCCCGCCAAAACCACGCACCGCATCCACCTTGATGTCGGCCGTCGCCACCGGCATCACAATCAGCGATTTAATTCCCAGCTTGCTGGAGGAGAGCGCGACCCCTTGCGCATGGTTACCGGCTGACGCCGTCACCACACCGTGGGATTTTTGTTCATCGCTCAGACCCGCCATCATCGCGTAAGCGCCACGCAGCTTAAAACTGTGCACCGCGTGTCTGTCTTCACGTTTTACCAGTATGACATTACCCAGCCGCGAAGAGATCTTATCCATCTTCTCCAGCGGTGTGACCTGCGTGATTTCATACACTGGCGACCGCAAGATCGCCCGCAGGTACTCCGCGCCCCCCGGCGCGGCAGGAAGAGGTTGTGATACAGCCATCAGCATTAGCCTCCCAGCTTGCTTTTATCCCGCACAGCGCCTTTATCTGCGCTGGTTGCCAGGCTGGCATACGCACGCAGCGCAAAAGAAACCTGACGTTGACGATTATGTGGCGTCCAGGCCTGTTCCCCTCTCGCCTCTTCCGCTTCGCGACGGCTTGCCAATTCATTTTCCGCCACGTCCAGCACAATGCTGCGGCTGGGGATATCAATGGCAATCATATCGCCGTCCTGTACCAAGCCAATCGTGCCACCATTCGCGGCTTCAGGAGACGCGTGGCCGATGGACAGACCAGATGTCCCACCGGAGAAACGGCCGTCAGTGATCAGCGCACAGCTTTTACCCAGCCCCATTGATTTCAAGTAGGTGGTCGGATACAGCATTTCCTGCATGCCCGGCCCGCCTTTCGGCCCTTCATAACGGATGACAACCACATCACCCGCCACCACTTTACCGCCCAGAATCGCGTCTACCGCGTCATCCTGGCTTTCATAGACTTTTGCTGGGCCGCGGAAAATCAGGCTATCTTTATCAACACCTGCTGTTTTGACGATACAACCATCTAGCGCGATGTTGCCGTATAGCACGGCCAGCCCGCCGTCCTGACTGTAAGCATATTCACGCGAACGGATGCAGCCTTCCTGACGATCGGTATCCAGTGAATCCCAGCGACAATCCTGAGAAAACGCTTTGGTCGTGCGAATACCTGCCGGACCAGCGGAATACATACGCTTCACGCTTTCATCTTTCGTCAGCATAACGTCGTAGGCTTCTAGCGTTTCCGGCAGCGTTTTACCCAAAATATTGCTGACTTCACGGTTCAACAGACCGGCTCTGTCCAGCTCGCCCAGAATACCGATGACCCCACCAGCACGGTGTACGTCTTCCATGTGGTATTTCTGACCGCTTGGCGCGACCTTGCACAGGTGTGGCACCTTACGTGAGAGGCGGTCGATATCCGACATGGTGAAATCAATTTCACCTTCCTGCGCTGCGGCCAGCAGGTGCAATACCGTATTGGTGGAACCGCCCATCGCGATATCCAGTATCATGGCGTTTTCAAATGCAGCTTTATTGGCGATATTGCGCGGCAATACGCTTGCATCATCCTGCTCGTAATAACGTTTCGCCAGACCCACGATACGCGTGCCTGCATTCAGGAACAGATCTTTACGATCGGCATGCGTCGCGAGTAATGAACCATTAGCCGGCTGAGAAAGCCCCAAGGCTTCGGTCAGGCAGTTCATAGAGTTTGCGGTGAACATCCCCGAACAGGAGCCACAGGTCGGACAGGCGGAACGCTCAATTTGCTCACTATCGGCATCGCTGACGTTAGGGTTCGCCCCCTGGATCATGGCATCGATGAGATCGAGCTTGATAATTTGGTTAGAGAGCTTGGTTTTCCCTGCTTCCATCGGGCCGCCGGACACGAAAATCACCGGAATATTCAGACGCAGCGACGCCATTAACATTCCTGGGGTGATTTTGTCGCAGTTGGAAATACACACCATCGCATCCGCACAGTGGGCATTGACCATGTATTCCACGGAGTCGGCAATCAGTTCACGGGAAGGCAGAGAATAGAGCATACCGCCGTGTCCCATGGCGATACCGTCGTCAACCGCAATGGTGTTAAATTCTTTCGCAACGCCGCCGGAGGCTTCGATCTGCTCGGCAACCAGTTTCCCCAGATCGCGCAAGTGCACATGGCCGGGCACGAATTGGGTGAAGGAGTTGACCACCGCGATAATCGGTTTACCAAAATCGTCGTCGGTCATCCCGGTGGCGCGCCACAAGGCTCGGGCACCGGCCATATTACGGCCGTGTGTGGTTGTGGCTGAACGGTACTTAGGCATGCTCTGTTACTCCAAAAATTACGAATTTGGCGATGACGGAACGTGTCACCGCCTGACTGTCTGTCTTAACTAATTTAATGATTTATCGGATCCAACCAGCCCCATTTATCTTCGGTTTCACCCGTGAAGAGGCCAAAAAACGCATCCTGTAAGGCTTTGGTGACCGGGCCGCGTTTGCCAATGCCAACCTGAATGCCGTCTACGCTGCGTACCGGCGTAATTTCCGCCGCCGTGCCGGACATAAACACTTCATCCGCCAGATACAGCGACTCACGGGACAGCACCTGCTCACGCACTTCATACCCGGCGTCCTTCGCCAACTTGATGATGGCGTCGCGCGTGATGCCCGGCAGCGCTGAAGAGGTAAACGGCGGCGTGAAGATAATGCCGTCTTTCACTTCAAACAGGTTCTCGCCAGCCCCTTCAGAAACATAGCCGTGAACATCCAGCGCGATCCCTTCCTGATAGCCATGACGACGAGCTTCGCTGCCCACCAGCAGGGAGGACAGATAGTTACCGCCCGCTTTAGCAGCGGTCGGAATGGTATTCGCCGCGACACGGTTCCAGGACGACACCATCGCATCAATACCGGCTTCCAGCGCTTCCTCACCCAGATACGCGCCCCATGGGAAAGCCGCGATGATCACATCAGTTTGATAACCGTCTGGCGGGTTAACGCCCATACCCACATCACCAATAAACACCAGTGGACGAATATAGGCGCTGGTCAGGTTATTTTTGCGCAGCGTTTCACGACAGGCTTCCATCAACTCATCCACACTTTGCGCAACCGGCATACGGTAAATTTTTGCCGAATCACGCAGGCGCTGCATGTGCTCACGGTGACGGAAAACCACTGGGCCCTTATGTGAATTGTAGCAACGAACGCCTTCAAAGACGGAGGTGCCATAGTGCAGGGCATGCGACATCACGTGTACTTTTGCTTCAGCCCAAGGAACCATCTCGCCATTGAACCAAATGTAGTCCGCTTTTTTTGTCATTCTTCTTTTTCCTTACTCTTTTGCGTTAGGCGCTAATCTGCTGTGATGTCGTCATCGGTTGAATGTCAACGCAGGCAATATCCAACAGCTTGCTCAATTGTGTTGACAATAAATCCACCGAACGATGGCTGGCAACGGTCAGTTCAATATTAATGTGATCGGTATTAGTAGTTTGCACCATATTCATAGCGCAAACTTTGAAGCCGCGATGACGGGTAACACGTAATACACGCTCCAGAACCTCGGGACGAAAGCGCGCCTGAATCGAAAGTTGATGGTGTGTCATTCTGTTGTCTCCAGCACTTATTCTGTGTAAGTCAGCCATTAGTGGGTTTCGTCGAGCTTATTTGGTTTTATCGAGCATCGTTTCATTACCCGCACCCGGCGGAACCAGAGGCCAGACGTTTTCGTATTCATCGATCGATACATGCAGTAAATAGGGCCCTTCGCTGTTAAATAGGGCATCCAGCGCGGCATCAATTTGATCTTTACGGGTGATGCGCTGGCCGGGGATATCAAATGCGCTTGCCAGCGTCAGGAAATCAGGGTTATCGGAGAGGTCGGTTTCACTATAGCGTTCATCAAAGAATAACTGCTGCCACTGGCGTACCATGCCTAACCGCTGGTTATCCAACAGCACGATCTTCAACGGCAGCCGTTTTCGTTTGATGGTACCCAGTTCCTGAACGTTCATCATGAAAGAACCGTCACCGGAAATGCAGATAACCATGTCGTCTGGGCGTGCTACCTGTGCGCCTACCGCAGCCGGTACGCCAAAGCCCATCGTACCGAGCCCGCTGGAGGTAATGAAATTCTCAGGACGACTGAACGTCATATGCTGCGCAGCCCACATTTGGTGCTGGCCCACATCGGTCGTCACCACGGTATCCGCATCCATCCGTTCGGAGATCGTCTTCAGCAGCGCGGGGGCATAAATCGCCTGACCGGGATGATCGTAACGCCACGGGTATTCCGCCTTCATCAGTGTAGCCTGCTGACGCCACGCGCTGATGTTCAGCGGTTGTTGCAGGGCCGGTAATATCGCCTTCAGATCGCCTTGCAGCGCCACATTGGCATGGCGCAATTTGCTCAGTTCCGCCGGGTCGATGTCCATGTGAATGACGCTAGCATGAGGGGCGAAGGCGTTCAGCTTGCCAGTCACGCGGTCATCAAAACGCGCTCCGACCGCAATTAACAGATCGCATTCCTGCACAATCAGGTTCGCCGCCTTCGTGCCATGCATACCAATCATACCGAGATAATAGGGATGATTGGCATCCACAGCACCTAGCCCTTTCAGCGTAGAAACCGAAGGGATATCCGCCACACTCAGGAATTCACGCAGTGCAGGAACCGCATTCGCCATACCGACCCCGCCGCCAACGTACAGCACCGGTTTCTGCGCTTTCGCCAGCAGAGCGTGCGCCTGCGCGATATCTTGTTCAGGGAAATCAACATCATTAGCAACGGGCGCAAAGTTCGGCGTGAAATCGCCGACAGCTAACTGAATATCTTTAGGAATATCGACCAGTACAGGGCCAGGGCGACCGCTGCTAGCAATCTCGAACGCTTCTGCCATCACTTCCGGCAATGATTCGAGAGACTCAACCAGAAAACTATGTTTCGTACAGGCCAGTGACAGACCCAACACGTCTATCTCCTGAAAAGCATCGGTACCAATCAGCGCCGACCCAACCTGTCCGGTGATCGCTACCACAGGCACAGAATCCAGCAGCGCATCAGCCAAACCGGTGATCAGGTTGGTAGCACCCGGGCCAGATGTCGCTATACAGACACCCACCTTGCCCGTCGCGCGGGCATAGCCAAGCGCTGCCATTGCCGCGCCTTGCTCATGGCGACACAGCAGGTGTTTAACGCCGCCGTCATAAAGTGCATCATAGACTGGCATTATCGCCCCACCCGGATAACCAAAAACGGTATCCACTCCCTGTGCTCGCAACGCTTGCACCACCCACTGTGCTCCATTCATAGTTATTTCCCCGACATCGTATGGGAATAACAGAATTTTATGCTGATGTTCATTTTCTGTTCCTTTCTGTTATAGATTACGCCCAACAAAAAACCCCCGACCTTTCGGTGCGGGGGTTTTCTTGAATCAGGCCTTGATTTCTAAGCCATTCTTCGTCCAAGTGCAGCCCCGCACGGTGGGATAATAATCACCACCACGCTAATCACGACTAGGCTAATCACTAGGGATAGGGCTTTCATAATAGGTTGTTCATTAATCTTCTGTCGAACGAATGCCTACAGAGTTATCACAGTCAGACATGCCATGACAACAATTTTTTTTCATTGTCACCGGTAAGGATTACCTATAATGCGGGAAAAAATACAACGTAATCATAAGGTAGAAGTGTGCGAAATTATTTTCGTCCATTGACGTAAAAATGAGCATCACATGGGGATACGGGGCAATGAAAACATGTGTTACCGCTCGTCAGATAATGTTAAGAGAACCGTTCGCCCTAAATAATTGCGGTGCCACACGCACAAATTTTATCCATTACTGAAACAGCAGATTATTTTATGACACCGCCGCGCAGGTTAGCGACGACAGTCTCTACTTTTTCCCCTTTGCAGCACATGATGCATGCCATCATCAAAGGGGAAATAGCATGTCATTGGCAGTTACCTATACTCGGGCAATGATTGGTGTACAAGCGCCGGACGTTTACATCGAAGTTCACATCAGCAGTGGATTACCCGCATTAACGCTGGTGGGGTTACCAGAAACCACCGTGAAGGAAGCGCGCGATCGCGTGCGCAGCGCACTCATCAATTGCGGATTTACGTTTCCAGCAAAGCGTATCACGGTCAATCTTGCTCCCGCAGACCTGCCAAAAGAGGGAGGACGCTACGATTTGCCGATTGCTCTGGCGATTCTAGCGGCATCAGAACAAATCGATGGAGAAAAGCTAAGCCGCTATGAGTTTCTCGGCGAGCTCGGCCTGTCTGGCACGTTACGTGGCGTCAATGGCGCGATACCGGCCGCATTGGAAGCCATAAGATCAGGCCGCCAGCTTATCCTGCCGGATGACAATAAACGGGAGATGACGCTGATACCACAAGGCGAGGCGTTGATGGCCGGGCATCTGTTACAGGTATGTGCCTTTCTCAGTGGAGAAGAGGAGTTGCTCAGTTGTTCCAATACCACGCCCGTTCCACACATAGGAGAAGATACGCTCGACCTGAAGGATATTATCGGTCAGGAGCAAGCTAAACGTGCGTTGGAAATCGCGGCAGCAGGCGGTCACAATCTGCTACTGCTAGGGCCACCGGGAACAGGGAAGACCATGCTGGCGAGTCGGCTAGGCAATCTAATGCCTCCATTGAGCGATGAAGAAGCGTTAGAAAGCGCCGCTATCAATAGCCTCGTCAACATTGATGCCACCATGACGCGCTGGCGGGCCAGGCCCTTCAGAGCGCCTCATCATAGCTCTTCAATGGCTGCACTCGTGGGCGGAGGCTCGCTGCCCAAACCCGGAGAAATCTCACTCGCCCACAACGGCGTGCTGTTTCTGGATGAATTACCGGAGTTTGAGCGGCGCGTCTTGGACTCACTGCGAGAACCGCTGGAATCTGGTGAAATTATCATTTCCCGCACCCGCGCCAAAGTGTGCTATCCGGCACGCGTTCAGCTCGTCGCCGCGATGAACCCCAGCCCGTCAGGGCATTATCAAGGTATTCATAACCGATTACCGGCCCAACAGATACTGCGCTATCTCAGTAAGCTCTCCGGTCCCTTCTTGGATCGCTTTGACCTTTCGATCGAAGTTCCTTTGCTGCCACCTGGGGTGTTATCTCAACAACATTATCAAGGGGAAAGTAGCGCGACAATTCGCGAGCGTGTGCTGATCGCCCGGCAGATACAGTTGAAGCGAGCAAATAAGATCAACGCACGGCTAACTTCACGTGAAATAGAAAAACACTGCGCGCTAGAGATACCTGACGCGGCTTACCTTGAAGAGGTGATGAACAAACTTGGTTTATCTGTACGAGCCTGGCACAGAATATTGAAAGTCGCACGCACGATCGCTGACCTCGGCGATCGGGACAACATTGAGAGAAAGCATCTTGCCGAAGCACTGAGCTACCGTTGTATGGATCGATTACTCATTCAGCTCCACAAAAGCCTTGAATAGCGGGAATTCGGTAATTACTTACCTCAAAAGGAAATGGGGCTAACGCCCCATTCTTAATTAATCATCGCTTTCAGTGTATTCTTCCACCGCGTCCATTTGCGGTTTACCACCGGACAACGTATGGAAGCGTTTAGGACGACGGACACGTTCCAGATATTTGGACCAGATTTTTTCCAGTTCCGTTTCCGCTTTACGTTCGCCGCGACACATTGCAACAAACGCGGTCTCTTCCTCTGTCACTGGTTCACGTTTGCCCAAATCCAGCTCGTTAAACGCGTAACCGTGGCGTTCCAACAGTTGTGCTTCTTTAATAGTAAAGTCGCCATGTCGGGAAAAACCACGCGGGTAGAACTTGTTATCAAAAAAACGATGAGTGGTAGAGAAGCTTTCTGCCATCTTACACGCTCCTAATTCTTCTATGGTCGTGTTGTTTATGGCGCGGAGTATTAGATAGGCTTGACATTGTGTAAAACAAAACATTTAAATCATCACGACAAATTTTTTTTGGAGATGGGCGTGGATACCGAATTACTAAAAACCTTTCTGGAAGTCAGCAGGACAAGACACTTTGGCCGTGCCGCCGAATCCCTGTATCTGACGCAATCAGCGGTGAGTTTTCGGATTCGCCAACTAGAGACGCAACTTGGTGCCAACCTGTTCACACGTCATCGGAACAATATACGTCTGACCCCCGCCGGCGAACGGCTTCTACCCTATGCGGAAAGCCTTATCGGCACCTGGCAGATCGCCAAAAAAGAGGTCGCACGCTCGCAACAGCACAGCCTGCTTTCGGTAGGGGCTACCGCCTCATTATGGGAGGCGTATCTGACACCCTGGTTACAATCGCTGTACCAACAGCGCCCGTTGCTCCAGCTAGAAGCGAGGATCGCCTTACGCCACTCGCTGGTAAAACAACTCCATGAGCGTCAGTTAGATCTGTTGATTACGACCGAACCACCCAAAATGGAAGAATTGGCGAGCCAGCTATTGGGTAATTTTTCCCTTTCGCTGTTCGCAGCAGAAGCGCATCCACCCGGGCAGGAACTACCCTACATAAAACTTGAGTGGGGAGCAGATTTTCATCAGCAGGAACATCGCCTGTTAGCCAGCGAGCAACTTCCTGTCTTGACAACAACATCGGCCCATTTAACACGTCAGTTGCTTGAAACAACCGGCGGTTGCGCGTTTTTACCTAGCCATTGGTTACAAACATACACCAATCTGCGGATAGTCGGCGACAGCCAACCCGTCGTGCGCCCGTTTTATGCCGTTTGGTTGCAAAATAGCGATCAGCAGACAATGATTCGCCAGTTGCTGAAAACGCCTATTTTGATTAATCCATGACCTATCACGGTTCATGGCCCGCTAAGCACGTCTGGCTAACCAGAATGTGCTTAGCGCTTTCTGTAAACCAATGAAAGCAAACAGCAGGAAACCAATGACGATTTTTGTCCACCATGAACTCAAGGTTCCATCAAACGTGATATACGTTTGAATTAGGCCCTGAATCAGTACACCAAACAGGGTTCCCAGTACGGTTCCAACACCACCGGTCAGTAGCGTACCGCCGATCACGACAGCAGCGATGGCATCCAACTCCACGCCGCCTGCCGCCAGAGCATAGCCCGCCGAGGTATAGAGAGAAAAAACAATACCTGACAGCACCGCTAACGTACTGGAAAGCATGTATATATGAATCGTCGTCCGCCTAACGGGCACCCCCATCAGCTCCGCAGAATAGCTATTACCACCAATCGCATAAACACGGTTACCGAAACGGGTTCGATGCGCCATCACAATCCCTACCAGCACCACAATCAACATAACTAATGCCAGGAAGGTAAAACGTCCCCCATCAGGCATTCGCCATGCTAAACCCGCCAGTTGGCTATAAACCGGATGATCGATGGGAATCGACTCCTGTGAGACAATAAAACTCATCCCTCGAACAAAGAACATACCGGCCAGCGTGATAATAAATGCAGGCAATTTCAGCGTATCGATAATCCATCCCATCAATCCGCCAAACATGGCTCCCATCACCAGCGCAATTGCGAACGCAAAGAAAGGATCAATGCCATACGTGCCGATCAATTTGGCCAATAACACACCGGTAAATGCAATAACGGATCCCACAGAGAGATCGATCCCGCCAGACAGAATAACAAACGTCATCCCAACCGCCACGATCCCTAAAAAAGCGTTATCGGTCAGTAAATCAAAGAAAACTCGCGTCGAAGCAAAACCGGGAAACTGGCTGAGACAGAATAAATAACCCGCAATAAATACCAGAATCGTCATCAACAGGGGGAAGTGGCGCTTCAACATTATACTTTCCTCCTAAACAGGTGATGTAGCGAAATGCGTGGAGATTGCATAACCAAAACCAGCAGAACGACGAGTGCCTTCAGAACCAGGTTAAATTCCGGTCGATAGCCAGATAGCAGGATTCCGGTATTCATACTTTGAATAATCAAGGCACCGACGACAGAGAGCAGTAGATTAAAACGTCCTCCGAGTAGAGAACCGCCACCGATCACCACGGCCAGAATCGCATCTAATTCCAGCCAGAGGCCTGCATTGTTCGCATCCGCACCGCGGATATCCGCCGTTACGATAACGCCTGCCACGGCGGCGCATACGCCGCATATGACATAAGCCGCGACTAATACCAGCTTCGTACTCACGCCAGCGTTGCGAGCTGAGCGCAGATTAATACCAACTGATTCGATAAATAGCCCAAGCGCCGTTTTACGCGTCAGCGCCCACAGGGACAGCAACATCACGCAGGCAATAATCACTGGCATCGGCAGATAGAACAGCGTTCCGCTGCCTAGCGTAGCCAGCCCAGCATTATCAAACGTGATAATTTGGCCTTCAGTAATCAGTTGAGCGATTCCCCGCCCTGCAACCATCAGCATTAACGTCGCAACAATCGGCTGAATCTGCAACACGGCAACCAGAAAGCCATTCCATAGCCCACACAGTGCGCCAACCAATAATGCGGTCAGTAATACGGAAGGAAGTGGATGACCCGCAGCCGTAAGCGTTGCGGCTGTTGCACCAGCAATCGCCATAACCGCACCAACTGATAAGTCGATGCCGCCCGTTGCAATAACCAACGTCATACCTAATGCCAGTAGCGCAACGGGCGCACCGCGATTAAGGATGTCGATAAGGCTACCGAACAAGCGCCCATCCTGAATGTGAAGGGAGAAGAAGTTTGGTGCGACCATGCTGTCAATCAACAAGATAGCGACCAGCGCCAGAAGCTGTGGCACGCCCTTGGTGAATGTTAGACGCACTTTTTTGGCAGGTTTGATGTTATTGTCTGGCATCAGTCGCTCCCGTTTGTACTGCGATTGCCTGCATCACTGCGGCTACCGAGATCTCGCTATGTTCGAGATGCGCAACGTGTTGCCTGTCACGCAACACAATGATGCGATCGGC contains these protein-coding regions:
- a CDS encoding DUF413 domain-containing protein; the encoded protein is MAESFSTTHRFFDNKFYPRGFSRHGDFTIKEAQLLERHGYAFNELDLGKREPVTEEETAFVAMCRGERKAETELEKIWSKYLERVRRPKRFHTLSGGKPQMDAVEEYTESDD
- the hdfR gene encoding HTH-type transcriptional regulator HdfR — translated: MDTELLKTFLEVSRTRHFGRAAESLYLTQSAVSFRIRQLETQLGANLFTRHRNNIRLTPAGERLLPYAESLIGTWQIAKKEVARSQQHSLLSVGATASLWEAYLTPWLQSLYQQRPLLQLEARIALRHSLVKQLHERQLDLLITTEPPKMEELASQLLGNFSLSLFAAEAHPPGQELPYIKLEWGADFHQQEHRLLASEQLPVLTTTSAHLTRQLLETTGGCAFLPSHWLQTYTNLRIVGDSQPVVRPFYAVWLQNSDQQTMIRQLLKTPILINP
- the yjfF gene encoding galactofuranose ABC transporter, permease protein YjfF, which codes for MLKRHFPLLMTILVFIAGYLFCLSQFPGFASTRVFFDLLTDNAFLGIVAVGMTFVILSGGIDLSVGSVIAFTGVLLAKLIGTYGIDPFFAFAIALVMGAMFGGLMGWIIDTLKLPAFIITLAGMFFVRGMSFIVSQESIPIDHPVYSQLAGLAWRMPDGGRFTFLALVMLIVVLVGIVMAHRTRFGNRVYAIGGNSYSAELMGVPVRRTTIHIYMLSSTLAVLSGIVFSLYTSAGYALAAGGVELDAIAAVVIGGTLLTGGVGTVLGTLFGVLIQGLIQTYITFDGTLSSWWTKIVIGFLLFAFIGLQKALSTFWLARRA
- the ytfT gene encoding galactofuranose ABC transporter, ATP-binding protein YtfT; the encoded protein is MPDNNIKPAKKVRLTFTKGVPQLLALVAILLIDSMVAPNFFSLHIQDGRLFGSLIDILNRGAPVALLALGMTLVIATGGIDLSVGAVMAIAGATAATLTAAGHPLPSVLLTALLVGALCGLWNGFLVAVLQIQPIVATLMLMVAGRGIAQLITEGQIITFDNAGLATLGSGTLFYLPMPVIIACVMLLSLWALTRKTALGLFIESVGINLRSARNAGVSTKLVLVAAYVICGVCAAVAGVIVTADIRGADANNAGLWLELDAILAVVIGGGSLLGGRFNLLLSVVGALIIQSMNTGILLSGYRPEFNLVLKALVVLLVLVMQSPRISLHHLFRRKV